In Desulfovibrio desulfuricans, the genomic stretch CCGGCACTCCGGAACTGGCTTCGTTCATCCAGACGGTGAACTGAGCATTATGGGCAATTTATCGAAAATTGCTCCGGCGTCCGCCCATGCGAACGCCCGTTGCGGAGACCGGCGCGCTGTGCCCGGTCTGGGCAAACAAAACTAAATCTGCTCGAGGAGGAAACATGGCTTATCCAGAGGGTTTGCTGAAAACACGGGCGGTCATCCGGCCCGGCGAATACGCGGTCATTCCGCCGGAAGGTCGGGTGCGCAACGTCATACCCGGCATTGAGGGCTGCAACATGTCCATCATTGCCTCCCCAAAACTGGGTGCGAGTTTTGTGCAGTATGTGGGCACAGCCCTGCCCGGCGGGGGCACGGTCGCCCCCTTTGCGCAGGAGCCGGGCGTGGAGGCCTTTTTATATGTCATGGACGGCTCTGGCGCGCTGACCGCAGCCACCTGCGGGCAAAAGCACGCTCTGGCCCCCGGCGGCTACGTGTTTGCACCCGCGGGCAAAGGCCTTGAGTTTACCAACACCACCAATGCCCCGGTGCGCTTCCTGCTCTACAAGCAGCGCTACATCGCCCTGCCCGGCCACGAGGCCGAAGCAGTATTCGGCAATACCGCAACAATGGAAGAGCGTATCTACGAAGACATGGCCAACGTGTTTATCCGCGATCTGCTGCCCACCCACCTGGGCTTTGACATGAACATGCACACCCTCAGCTTTGACCCCGCGGGCTGCCATCCATTTGTGGAAACCCATGTGCAGGAGCACGGGGCCTATATGCTGGAAGGCGAAGGCATCTATCTGCTGGGGGCCGAGTGGATTCAGGTGCAGAAGGAAGACTTCATTTTCTTTGGTCCCTACACGCCCCAGGCAGTGTACGCCACTGGCAGGGGACGGCTTACCTACATCTATTCCAAAGACTGCAACCGCGACGTGGCCCTCTAGCCTCCCGCTTTTTCAACAAGGATATACCATGTCACAGTTTGGTGAAATTTACAGGGACGAAGACGTTGATATTTCCGTGCTGCACGGCAAGACCATTGCCATCATCGGTTACGGCAGCCAGGGCAAGGCACAAGGCAAAAGCCTGCGCGACAGCGGCATCAACGTTATTGTGGGCGTAGGCGACAGAACCGTGCACAACAGCTGGAAGGACGCCGAGGCCGACGGCTTTGCCGTGTACGACATCGAGGAGGCCGTAAAAAAGGCGGATATCGTCCATATTCTGCTGCAAGACCCGGCCCAGCCCGCCGTGTACTATTCTTCCATCCACGCCCACCTGCGCCCCGGCCAGACCCTCAGCTTTGCGCACGGTTTTGCCATCCTCTACGGCACCATCAAACCGCCCAAGGACGTGGATGTCATCCTGTTTGTGCCCAACGGCCCCGGCCCGGTGGTGCGCCGCAAGTTCAAGGAAGGTTCGGGCATCTACGGCGCGGTGGCCGTTGATCAGGACGTCAGCGGCCATGCCGCCGCCACTGCCCTTGCCATTGCCAAAGGCGTGGGCAGCACCCGCGTGGGCACCATCAAGCTCTCGTTCCAGCACGAAACCGAGGGCGACAATTTTGAAGAACAGGTGCTCTACGGCGGGGCCATCCAGCTCATGCGCTCCATCTACAAGGTCATGACTGATAACGGCTATCCGGCTTCCTTCGCCTATGCCAAGGCCGTGCGCTCCATCCGCTCCATCATTGACGATATTGATGAAGTGGGCGTGGAAGAATACCTCACGCGGCGGGCCAGCCGCACCTGTGAATTTGCCGTGCGCACATCCGGCCCGCGCGTCATCAACGAAGACGCCATCCAGCAGATTTTTGAAGAAACGGAAAAAGGCATCTTTGCCCGTAACTGGCTGAATGAATTCAATCTGGGCATGCCCACCCTCAACCGCATGCGCCGCACCTGGGCCGATTCGGACATGGAGCGCACA encodes the following:
- the allE gene encoding (S)-ureidoglycine aminohydrolase translates to MAYPEGLLKTRAVIRPGEYAVIPPEGRVRNVIPGIEGCNMSIIASPKLGASFVQYVGTALPGGGTVAPFAQEPGVEAFLYVMDGSGALTAATCGQKHALAPGGYVFAPAGKGLEFTNTTNAPVRFLLYKQRYIALPGHEAEAVFGNTATMEERIYEDMANVFIRDLLPTHLGFDMNMHTLSFDPAGCHPFVETHVQEHGAYMLEGEGIYLLGAEWIQVQKEDFIFFGPYTPQAVYATGRGRLTYIYSKDCNRDVAL
- the ilvC gene encoding ketol-acid reductoisomerase, with translation MSQFGEIYRDEDVDISVLHGKTIAIIGYGSQGKAQGKSLRDSGINVIVGVGDRTVHNSWKDAEADGFAVYDIEEAVKKADIVHILLQDPAQPAVYYSSIHAHLRPGQTLSFAHGFAILYGTIKPPKDVDVILFVPNGPGPVVRRKFKEGSGIYGAVAVDQDVSGHAAATALAIAKGVGSTRVGTIKLSFQHETEGDNFEEQVLYGGAIQLMRSIYKVMTDNGYPASFAYAKAVRSIRSIIDDIDEVGVEEYLTRRASRTCEFAVRTSGPRVINEDAIQQIFEETEKGIFARNWLNEFNLGMPTLNRMRRTWADSDMERTGKLFRDKFGMS